The following proteins are co-located in the Apium graveolens cultivar Ventura chromosome 5, ASM990537v1, whole genome shotgun sequence genome:
- the LOC141662074 gene encoding putative inactive receptor kinase At5g67200: MHHHIFTLLLILALSSAFTPPPPPQLNLVLPSDAVAILSFKHKADLNNKLLYIINERFDHCLWQGVKCAQGRVVHFILNSFSLRGIVAPNTLTNLDQLRVLSLRNNSLSGPIPDLSGLINLKTLLLDHNLFSGNFPLSILALNRVHILGLASNNLSGEIPLELNKLDRLKYLRLEFNHFNGTLPPLNQSSLTIFNVSGNDLTGAVPVTVTLSRFDISSFLFNPSLCGKILNKTCHSNASTLFNSPPSQVLVSPPLSVKKRTNKISVILAFVIGALVLVAAFLSVIACFKNRRRQQTEQSEAKVANFETQDPNGNESSNVMQNSSSELQNRHRKSGNLIFCNNETPFCNLDQLMGASAELLGRGTIGITYKAVMYNHVTVTVKRLDAGKTAITTGEAFERHMETVGALRHPNLVLVKGYSQASQEKLIVYEFQPNGSLFNLIYGSRSARAKPLHWTSCLKLAEDVALGLAYIHQASRLSHGNLKSSNILLGADFEARLTDYCLSILADSTSIDDLNYRGYKAPETRRSSHHATTYSDVFSFGILLLELLTGKPPSQHLSLGPNDIMDWVIAMRNDVEEDTRLKMLVELAGFCSSTSPEQRPSMRQVITMIQEIKETAVIDDNSEGISF; encoded by the exons ATGCACCACCACATCTTCACACTCCTCCTCATCCTCGCTCTCTCCTCCGCATTCACGCCACCTCCACCACCGCAACTCAACCTAGTCCTCCCCTCGGACGCTGTCGCAATTCTCTCGTTCAAACACAAAGCTGACCTAAACAACAAGCTTCTCTACATTATCAACGAGCGTTTCGACCATTGTCTCTGGCAAGGCGTCAAATGTGCTCAAGGCCGTGTTGTACATTTTATTTTAAACTCGTTTAGCTTACGAGGCATCGTAGCGCCTAATACTTTAACTAATCTAGACCAGCTTCGAGTTCTGAGTCTTCGAAACAATTCACTCTCTGGACCTATTCCTGACCTCTCAGGACTAATTAACCTCAAAACACTTCTTCTTGACCATAATTTGTTTTCCGGAAATTTTCCGCTCTCTATTCTCGCTCTTAATCGTGTACATATTCTCGGTCTCGCTAGTAACAACTTGTCAGGTGAAATTCCACTTGAGCTCAACAAATTAGACCGGCTTAAATATCTTCGTCTCGAATTCAACCACTTCAACGGAACTCTTCCGCCTCTCAATCAATCATCACTTACTATCTTCAATGTTTCGGGCAATGATTTAACAGGAGCAGTACCTGTTACGGTGACACTCTCACGATTCGACATTTCTTCGTTTTTATTTAATCCTAGCCTTTGCGGTAAAATCCTTAACAAAACATGCCACTCAAATGCATCTACATTGTTCAATTCACCGCCTTCACAAGTGCTTGTTTCGCCTCCTTTGTCTGTGAAGAAGCGAACGAATAAAATTAGCGTGATCCTAGCGTTTGTAATTGGAGCTTTAGTACTTGTTGCTGCATTTTTAAGCGTAATTGCGTGCTTTAAAAATCGAAGACGACAGCAAACCGAACAGAGCGAAGCTAAAGTAGCAAATTTCGAGACTCAGGATCCGAATGGTAATGAAAGCTCAAATGTAATGCAAAATTCGAGTAGTGAACTACAGAATCGACATAGAAAGAGCGGGAATTTGATATTCTGCAACAACGAGACGCCGTTCTGCAATCTGGATCAGCTAATGGGAGCCTCAGCAGAGTTGCTTGGCCGAGGTACGATAGGGATCACGTACAAGGCCGTGATGTATAATCACGTCACAGTGACTGTAAAAAGACTCGACGCTGGAAAAACTGCAATTACGACTGGCGAGGCGTTCGAACGACACATGGAGACTGTAGGAGCGTTACGCCATCCGAATTTAGTCCTGGTGAAAGGTTATTCACAGGCCAGTCAAGAAAAATTGATTGTTTACGAGTTTCAACCTAATGGCAGTCTCTTCAATCTTATTTACG GTTCAAGATCAGCTAGAGCAAAACCATTACACTGGACCTCATGCTTAAAACTAGCAGAAGATGTGGCTCTAGGACTTGCCTACATCCACCAAGCCTCGAGGCTCAGCCATGGCAACTTGAAATCCTCCAATATTCTACTTGGTGCAGATTTTGAAGCCCGTCTAACCGACTACTGTCTTTCCATACTCGCAGACTCTACTTCCATAGACGATTTGAACTACAGGGGCTATAAAGCTCCAGAGACACGCAGGTCAAGCCATCATGCTACAACGTACTCTGACGTGTTTTCATTTGGCATTCTCTTGTTAGAGCTGCTAACAGGCAAACCTCCATCTCAACATCTATCACTTGGGCCTAATGATATTATGGACTGGGTCATAGCAATGCGGAATGATGTTGAAGAGGATACCAGGCTTAAGATGCTTGTTGAGTTAGCTGGTTTTTGTAGCTCAACATCACCGGAACAGAGGCCCTCTATGAGGCAAGTGATAACAATGATACAAGAGATAAAGGAGACTGCAGTTATAGATGATAATTCAGAGGGAATCAGCTTCTGA